AGTGGTGGACCGCCCGGCCCGTTTGGTGGTGCTCGTCTCGGGGTCGGGGACCAATCTGCAGGCGTTGCTGGACGCCGCTGCCGACCCGGCCTGGGGTGCGCAGATCGTGGCGGTGGGCGCCGACCGGGACGACATCGAGGCGCTGGCGCGGGCGGAGCGCGCCGGCGTGGCGACCTTCGTCGAACGCATCGCCGACCACGCCACCCGGCAGGACTGGGACACCGCGCTGACCAAGGCGATCGCGGCGCACGAGCCGGACCTGGTGGTCTCCGCCGGGTTCATGCGCATGCTGGGCGCGGCCTTCCTGGCCGCGTTCGGCGGCCGCTGCGTGAACACCCACCCTGCGCTGCTGCCGTCATTCCCCGGCGCGCACGGAGTGCGGGACACGCTGAGCTACGGCGTGAAGGTCAGCGGGCTGACCGTGCACCTGGTGGATGCCGGGGTGGACACCGGGCCGATCATTGCCCAGCAGGTGGTCCCGGTGCTGGACGACGACGACGAAACGAGCCTGCACGAACGCATCAAGGTCGCCGAACGGGCGCTGCTGGTCGAGGTGATCGGCCGGATGGCCCGGGATGGATATCGAGTGGACGGCCGCCAGGTGCGGTTGGGTGTCGACAAGGGAGCAACACGGTGAGTGAGTCCGAGGACCGGCGCGCGGTACGCCGGGCGCTGGTCAGCGTCTTCGACAAGACCGGCCTGAT
This is a stretch of genomic DNA from Sporichthyaceae bacterium. It encodes these proteins:
- the purN gene encoding phosphoribosylglycinamide formyltransferase, producing the protein MKAHVGVGEQVVVDRPARLVVLVSGSGTNLQALLDAAADPAWGAQIVAVGADRDDIEALARAERAGVATFVERIADHATRQDWDTALTKAIAAHEPDLVVSAGFMRMLGAAFLAAFGGRCVNTHPALLPSFPGAHGVRDTLSYGVKVSGLTVHLVDAGVDTGPIIAQQVVPVLDDDDETSLHERIKVAERALLVEVIGRMARDGYRVDGRQVRLGVDKGATR